A single Parabacteroides timonensis DNA region contains:
- the carA gene encoding glutamine-hydrolyzing carbamoyl-phosphate synthase small subunit, producing MQREKTATLILDDGTVFRGFSFGYEKEVTGEVVFNTAMTGYPESLTDPSYAGQLMVLTYPLVGNYGVPARTFGADGIATFMESEKIHADAIIVSDYSHEYSHWNAEESLGSWLKEEEIPGIYGIDTRALTKKLREHGVMMGKIVIGDAKTDLTDFGQYGNVNYVDKVSCKEVITYGKGEGKKRVVLVDCGVKHNIIRSLLKRNVTVIRVPWDYDFNTLEYDGLFISNGPGDPDTCDAAVQNIRKALSGDKPICGICMGNQLLAKAGGASIYKLKYGHRSHNQPVRMVGTEKCFITSQNHGYAVDNTTLGTDWEPLFINMNDGTNEGIKHKTKPFFSSQFHPEACSGPTDTEFMFDKFVELL from the coding sequence ATGCAAAGAGAAAAAACAGCAACTTTGATCTTAGACGACGGAACTGTTTTTCGTGGCTTTTCTTTCGGCTACGAAAAAGAGGTGACAGGTGAAGTAGTGTTCAACACTGCGATGACGGGTTATCCGGAAAGCTTGACCGACCCTTCTTATGCCGGTCAGTTGATGGTGTTAACATATCCGTTGGTGGGTAATTATGGTGTACCGGCCCGCACGTTCGGTGCGGATGGGATAGCTACTTTCATGGAGAGTGAAAAGATTCATGCAGATGCCATTATTGTAAGCGATTACAGCCATGAATACAGTCATTGGAATGCTGAAGAAAGTCTGGGAAGCTGGTTGAAGGAAGAAGAAATACCGGGGATTTACGGAATCGATACACGTGCCCTGACTAAGAAACTGCGTGAGCATGGGGTGATGATGGGAAAGATCGTGATCGGTGATGCAAAGACCGACCTAACGGACTTCGGACAATACGGAAATGTGAATTACGTCGACAAAGTATCTTGTAAGGAAGTGATCACTTACGGGAAAGGCGAAGGAAAGAAACGGGTCGTCCTGGTGGATTGCGGGGTGAAGCACAACATCATCCGCAGCCTGCTGAAACGGAATGTAACTGTGATCCGGGTTCCCTGGGACTATGATTTCAATACACTGGAATATGACGGCCTGTTTATCAGCAATGGCCCCGGCGACCCGGATACTTGCGATGCTGCCGTTCAAAATATCCGTAAAGCTTTGAGTGGCGATAAGCCGATCTGTGGTATCTGCATGGGTAACCAGTTGTTGGCCAAGGCCGGCGGGGCCTCTATCTATAAATTGAAATACGGACACCGTAGCCATAACCAGCCGGTGCGTATGGTAGGAACGGAAAAGTGTTTTATCACCTCACAGAATCATGGGTACGCGGTGGACAACACAACGCTGGGTACTGATTGGGAACCGCTCTTTATCAATATGAATGACGGTACGAACGAAGGTATCAAACACAAAACGAAGCCTTTTTTCTCTTCTCAGTTCCATCCCGAAGCATGTAGCGGGCCGACGGATACGGAGTTTATGTTCGATAAATTTGTCGAGTTACTATAA
- the carB gene encoding carbamoyl-phosphate synthase (glutamine-hydrolyzing) large subunit, producing MKEDIKKVLILGSGALKIGEAGEFDYSGSQALKAIKEEGIQTVLINPNIATVQTSEGVADTVYFLPVTPFFVEKVIEKERPEGILLAFGGQTALNCGVALYQSGVLEKYNVRVLGTPVQAIMDTEDRELFVRKLDEIDVKTIKSEAVENVADARRAAAELGYPVIVRAAYALGGLGSGFCDNEEELDVLVEKAFSFSPQVLVEKSLKGWKEVEYEVVRDRFDNCITVCNMENFDPLGIHTGESIVIAPSQTLTNTDYHKLRELAIRIIRHIGIVGECNVQYAYDPESEDYRVIEVNARLSRSSALASKATGYPLAFVAAKLGLGYGLFDLKNSVTKTTSAFFEPALDYVVCKIPRWDLGKFHGVARELGSSMKSVGEVMAIGRTFEEAIQKGLRMIGQGMHGFVENKELVIPDIDKALNEPTDRRIFVISKAFRAGYTIDQIHELTKIDKWFLQKLYNIIQTAGTLESFSRIIDIPDNLFRLAKKQGFSDFQIARAIFKEQMEDGEKAILQVRQDRKYRGILPVVKQIDTLAAEYPAQTNYLYLTYGGTENDVQYIGDRRSIVVLGSGAYRIGSSVEFDWCGVQALNTIRKEGWRSVMINYNPETVSTDYDMCDRLYFDELTFERVMDILELENPHGVIVSTGGQIPNNLAMRLDEQHVNILGTSAKSIDNAEDREKFSAMLDRIGVDQPRWKELSSMDDINQFVEEVGFPVLVRPSYVLSGAAMNVCSNQEELERFLQLAANVSKKHPVVVSQFIEHAKEVEMDAVADHGEIVMYAISEHIEFAGVHSGDATIQFPAQKLYVETVRRIKRISKQIAKELNISGPFNIQYLAKDNDIKVIECNLRASRSFPFVSKILKINFIELATRIMLGLPVEKPHKNAFDLDYVGIKASQFSFNRLQKADPVLGVDMASTGEVGCIGDDLSEAVLTSMLAVGQRIPAKNILLSTGTPKQKVAMLDAARKLANKGYSLFATGGTHRFLEENNIPSTQVYWPSEEGKQPQALTMLHEKKIDMVVNIPRDLSAGELDNGYKIRRAATDLNVPLITNARLASAFIEAFCTLSIDDIQIKSWQEYK from the coding sequence ATGAAAGAAGATATAAAGAAAGTCCTGATACTAGGTTCCGGTGCCCTCAAGATCGGTGAGGCGGGCGAGTTCGATTATTCAGGCAGCCAGGCATTGAAAGCCATCAAGGAAGAAGGTATTCAAACGGTGCTTATCAATCCGAACATTGCAACGGTACAAACTTCGGAGGGAGTTGCGGACACGGTTTATTTCCTGCCCGTTACTCCTTTTTTTGTGGAAAAAGTGATCGAAAAGGAACGTCCCGAGGGTATCCTGCTGGCGTTCGGCGGACAAACGGCGCTGAACTGCGGGGTGGCTCTTTATCAGAGCGGCGTGCTTGAAAAATATAACGTACGTGTATTGGGTACTCCGGTACAGGCCATCATGGATACGGAAGACCGTGAACTTTTCGTCCGCAAGCTCGACGAGATCGATGTAAAGACGATTAAGAGCGAAGCGGTGGAGAATGTAGCCGATGCCCGTCGTGCCGCAGCCGAACTGGGATATCCGGTGATTGTGCGTGCTGCTTATGCGCTGGGTGGTCTGGGTTCGGGCTTCTGCGATAATGAAGAGGAACTGGATGTACTGGTTGAAAAAGCTTTTTCTTTCTCTCCGCAGGTATTGGTAGAGAAGAGCCTGAAAGGTTGGAAAGAGGTGGAATACGAAGTGGTGCGTGACCGTTTCGATAACTGCATCACGGTTTGTAATATGGAAAATTTCGACCCGCTAGGTATCCATACCGGTGAGTCTATCGTAATCGCCCCTTCACAGACCCTGACTAATACGGATTATCATAAACTGCGTGAACTGGCTATCCGCATCATCCGCCATATCGGTATCGTGGGTGAGTGTAACGTTCAGTACGCCTACGATCCGGAGTCAGAAGATTACCGTGTGATCGAGGTGAACGCGCGTCTGAGCCGTTCTTCTGCACTGGCCTCGAAGGCTACCGGCTATCCGCTGGCTTTTGTTGCTGCCAAGTTAGGTCTGGGTTACGGCCTGTTCGACCTGAAGAATTCGGTGACAAAGACAACAAGCGCCTTCTTCGAACCGGCACTCGACTATGTGGTTTGTAAGATCCCTCGCTGGGACTTGGGTAAGTTCCACGGCGTTGCCCGCGAATTGGGTTCCAGCATGAAGTCGGTAGGAGAGGTGATGGCTATCGGCCGTACGTTTGAAGAAGCTATCCAGAAAGGTCTGCGTATGATCGGGCAGGGAATGCACGGTTTCGTGGAAAACAAGGAACTGGTGATCCCTGATATCGACAAAGCGTTGAATGAACCGACAGACCGTCGTATTTTCGTAATCAGCAAGGCTTTCCGTGCCGGCTATACGATCGACCAGATCCATGAGCTGACAAAGATCGACAAATGGTTCCTCCAGAAACTATATAATATTATCCAGACAGCGGGAACTTTGGAAAGTTTTAGCAGGATAATCGATATTCCTGACAACCTGTTCCGTCTGGCGAAGAAGCAAGGTTTCTCTGATTTCCAGATTGCCCGTGCCATCTTCAAAGAACAGATGGAAGACGGTGAAAAGGCAATTCTTCAGGTGCGCCAGGATCGTAAATACCGTGGCATCCTTCCGGTAGTAAAGCAAATCGATACGCTGGCAGCTGAATACCCGGCACAGACCAACTATCTGTACTTGACTTACGGTGGTACGGAAAATGATGTACAATACATTGGCGACAGACGTTCTATCGTGGTACTGGGGTCGGGTGCTTACCGTATCGGTAGTTCGGTAGAGTTCGACTGGTGCGGTGTGCAGGCACTCAACACGATCCGCAAGGAAGGTTGGCGCTCCGTCATGATAAATTACAACCCGGAGACGGTTTCGACCGACTACGATATGTGTGATCGCCTCTATTTCGATGAGCTGACGTTCGAACGTGTAATGGATATCCTCGAACTGGAGAATCCGCACGGTGTGATCGTCTCTACCGGAGGCCAGATTCCGAACAACCTGGCGATGCGTCTGGACGAACAGCACGTCAACATCCTCGGAACATCAGCGAAGAGTATCGACAATGCGGAAGACCGCGAGAAGTTCTCCGCCATGCTCGACCGCATTGGTGTGGATCAGCCACGCTGGAAAGAGTTGAGTAGCATGGACGATATTAATCAATTTGTAGAGGAAGTCGGTTTCCCTGTCTTGGTTCGTCCGAGTTACGTACTGAGTGGTGCGGCTATGAATGTCTGCTCCAACCAGGAAGAGCTGGAACGTTTCCTGCAACTGGCGGCTAACGTCAGTAAGAAGCATCCGGTGGTAGTAAGCCAGTTCATTGAACATGCCAAGGAGGTGGAAATGGATGCTGTAGCCGATCATGGAGAGATCGTGATGTATGCGATCAGCGAACATATCGAGTTTGCAGGAGTCCATTCCGGTGATGCAACGATCCAGTTCCCGGCGCAGAAGTTGTATGTGGAAACGGTTCGTCGTATCAAACGTATCAGCAAGCAGATTGCGAAAGAATTGAATATCTCCGGTCCGTTCAATATCCAGTATCTGGCGAAAGACAACGATATCAAGGTGATCGAATGTAACCTCCGTGCTTCACGCAGTTTCCCGTTCGTAAGTAAGATTTTGAAGATAAACTTTATCGAGTTGGCTACCCGTATCATGTTGGGCTTGCCTGTCGAAAAACCGCATAAGAATGCATTCGACCTGGATTATGTAGGTATCAAGGCCTCCCAGTTCTCGTTCAACCGCTTGCAGAAAGCCGATCCGGTTCTGGGTGTGGATATGGCATCTACCGGTGAGGTCGGTTGTATCGGTGATGATCTTTCGGAAGCAGTTCTTACCAGTATGTTAGCTGTCGGACAGCGTATCCCGGCAAAGAATATCCTATTATCTACCGGAACACCGAAACAGAAAGTCGCGATGCTGGATGCAGCCCGGAAGCTCGCCAATAAAGGTTATAGCTTATTCGCAACCGGTGGTACACACCGTTTCCTGGAAGAAAATAATATCCCGAGCACGCAGGTTTACTGGCCGAGTGAAGAGGGTAAACAGCCGCAGGCACTCACCATGTTGCATGAAAAGAAGATCGACATGGTAGTCAACATCCCACGTGACCTTTCAGCCGGCGAGCTGGATAACGGCTACAAAATCCGCCGTGCCGCTACCGACCTGAATGTTCCACTGATCACGAATGCCCGTCTGGCAAGTGCTTTTATCGAAGCATTCTGTACTTTAAGTATCGACGATATTCAGATCAAGAGTTGGCAGGAGTATAAATAA
- a CDS encoding LutC/YkgG family protein, giving the protein MSTKDDILFRIRNHTGTRYEQPEITLDAITYEDKLKQFSDSLEAAGGQTVVWQPGSDINELIYRYFPEVKRIGSNLPEITCATFDPDSVSDPRELNNTDLAVVEGCFGVAENGAVWITQQVKFKALYFITTALVIIVDKDALVNNMHEAYRQIEGSDYKYGFFVSGPSKTADIEQALVLGAHGPMKVLVVLKE; this is encoded by the coding sequence ATGAGTACAAAAGATGATATATTATTCCGTATCCGCAATCATACCGGAACACGTTACGAACAACCGGAAATCACATTGGATGCGATCACTTACGAAGATAAGCTCAAACAGTTCTCCGATTCGCTGGAAGCAGCCGGCGGTCAGACTGTCGTATGGCAGCCGGGGAGTGATATTAATGAATTGATCTATCGGTATTTTCCGGAGGTAAAACGTATCGGTTCTAACTTGCCGGAGATAACTTGTGCCACCTTCGACCCGGATTCCGTTTCTGATCCCCGGGAGTTGAATAATACCGATCTTGCCGTTGTCGAAGGCTGTTTCGGAGTAGCAGAGAATGGTGCCGTGTGGATAACACAGCAGGTGAAGTTCAAGGCACTTTATTTTATCACGACAGCCCTGGTAATTATTGTTGATAAAGATGCTTTAGTTAATAATATGCATGAAGCCTACCGGCAGATAGAAGGTTCCGATTATAAATACGGTTTCTTTGTCTCCGGTCCATCCAAAACAGCCGACATTGAACAGGCTTTAGTACTGGGAGCTCATGGGCCAATGAAGGTGTTAGTGGTTTTGAAAGAGTAG
- a CDS encoding amidophosphoribosyltransferase: MEQLKHECGVAMVRLLKPLEYYHQKYGTWMYGLNKLYLLMEKQHNRGQEGAGLACVKLEASPGEEYMFRERALGTGAITEIFAAVHEHYKDLPPGKLNDPLFVKANLPFAGELYMGHLRYSTTGKSGISYVHPFLRRNNWRAKNLALCGNFNLTNVNDIFEEITAIGQHPRKYSDTYIMLEQMGHRLDREIERLYQKYEGEGLKGMEITNAIEAHVDLSNVLKRCVPTWDGGFVICGLTGSGESFSVRDPWGIRPAFYYVDDEIMVLASERPVIQTALNVQAEDIKELNSGEAVFISKEGRFRTSQIVQPKENKACSFERIYFSRGSDVDIYRERKRLGENLVQPILKAVDHDIRHTVFSFIPNTAEVAYFGMQEGLNNHLNKLKKEWIADRSHLLQEEELDQILSMRVRAEKVAIKDIKLRTFIAEGNSRNDLAAHVYDITYGSIEPFVDNLVVIDDSIVRGTTLKQSIIGILDRLHPKKIVIVSSSPQVRYPDYYGIDMSRMNEFIAFRAAVALLKDRGMESVLTEAYQRAKKQQAQKEGPIVNYVKEIYAPFTDEEISAKMVELLIPAGTRAKVEIVYQTLEGLHASCPDHPGDWYFSGDYPTPGGARLVNNAFINYMEEEYLIR, from the coding sequence ATGGAACAACTTAAACATGAGTGTGGAGTCGCCATGGTCCGGTTACTGAAGCCTTTAGAATATTATCATCAAAAGTATGGTACCTGGATGTATGGGTTGAATAAACTCTATTTACTGATGGAGAAGCAGCATAACCGGGGGCAGGAAGGAGCCGGTTTAGCCTGTGTAAAGTTAGAAGCAAGCCCCGGTGAAGAATATATGTTTCGGGAACGAGCATTAGGAACAGGAGCTATAACCGAGATATTCGCAGCCGTTCACGAACATTACAAAGATTTACCGCCTGGTAAATTAAACGATCCGCTTTTTGTTAAAGCCAATCTTCCTTTCGCCGGAGAACTTTATATGGGTCACCTCCGTTACAGTACCACCGGTAAGTCCGGTATTTCCTACGTCCATCCTTTTTTACGCCGCAATAACTGGAGAGCCAAGAACCTCGCTCTTTGCGGTAATTTCAACCTCACTAACGTAAACGATATTTTTGAAGAGATTACGGCTATCGGACAACATCCGCGTAAGTATTCCGATACCTATATCATGCTTGAACAGATGGGACACCGCCTGGATCGTGAGATAGAGCGCCTGTATCAGAAGTATGAAGGCGAGGGACTGAAAGGAATGGAGATCACAAATGCTATTGAAGCACATGTCGATCTCTCGAATGTACTGAAACGATGTGTGCCGACCTGGGACGGAGGATTTGTGATCTGTGGCCTGACTGGTAGCGGCGAATCCTTCAGTGTGCGCGACCCGTGGGGGATACGCCCGGCTTTCTATTATGTAGACGATGAAATCATGGTACTAGCATCCGAGCGTCCGGTTATCCAGACGGCCCTGAATGTTCAGGCTGAAGATATAAAAGAACTGAACTCCGGAGAAGCAGTTTTTATCAGCAAGGAAGGCCGGTTCAGAACCTCTCAGATCGTGCAACCGAAGGAGAATAAAGCCTGTTCGTTCGAACGTATTTATTTCTCCCGTGGTAGTGATGTGGATATCTACCGCGAACGTAAGCGGTTAGGGGAGAACCTGGTGCAACCGATATTGAAAGCAGTCGACCATGATATCAGGCACACTGTCTTCTCCTTTATCCCCAACACGGCTGAGGTGGCCTATTTCGGTATGCAGGAAGGACTGAATAATCACCTGAACAAATTAAAAAAGGAATGGATTGCTGACCGCAGTCACCTTTTGCAGGAAGAAGAGCTCGACCAGATACTTTCCATGCGTGTTCGTGCTGAAAAAGTAGCGATTAAGGATATAAAATTACGTACTTTTATCGCCGAAGGAAATAGCCGTAACGATCTGGCAGCTCATGTATATGATATAACCTATGGAAGCATCGAACCTTTTGTCGATAATCTGGTTGTTATAGATGATAGCATCGTAAGGGGAACAACACTGAAACAGAGTATTATCGGCATTTTAGACCGCTTGCATCCGAAGAAGATAGTGATCGTTTCTTCATCGCCTCAGGTTCGCTATCCGGACTATTACGGAATCGATATGTCGCGTATGAATGAGTTTATCGCATTCCGGGCGGCAGTGGCTTTGCTGAAAGACCGTGGTATGGAGTCTGTTCTGACAGAAGCCTATCAAAGGGCGAAAAAGCAACAGGCGCAGAAGGAAGGTCCGATCGTCAACTATGTAAAGGAGATATATGCTCCGTTTACCGATGAGGAAATCTCTGCCAAGATGGTAGAGTTGCTTATCCCGGCAGGTACACGGGCAAAGGTCGAGATCGTCTATCAGACGCTTGAAGGTCTGCATGCCTCTTGTCCCGATCATCCGGGCGACTGGTATTTCTCCGGCGATTATCCGACTCCCGGAGGGGCGCGTCTGGTAAACAATGCCTTCATTAATTATATGGAAGAAGAATATTTAATCAGGTGA
- a CDS encoding (Fe-S)-binding protein produces the protein MKIGLFIPCYINAVYPEVGVASYKLLKHMGLDVDYPLDQTCCGQPMANAGFENESLKLALRMEELFRQYDYVVGPSASCVAFVKENHPGILKNEGHACLNSGKIYDICEFLHDVVKPDKLPAVFPHKVSIHNSCHGVRELHLSSPSELNVPYFSKLRDLLALVNGIEVVEPKRIDECCGFGGMFAVEEPEVSVCMGHDKVKDHLETGAEYITGADSSCLMHMEGVIKREHLPIQTIHITQILAAGL, from the coding sequence ATGAAGATAGGATTATTTATCCCGTGTTATATCAACGCGGTGTATCCGGAGGTAGGCGTAGCCTCCTACAAACTCTTAAAACACATGGGCCTGGATGTCGATTACCCTTTAGACCAGACTTGTTGTGGTCAGCCGATGGCAAATGCCGGTTTCGAGAATGAGTCGTTGAAGTTGGCTCTTCGTATGGAAGAACTATTCCGGCAATACGATTATGTAGTGGGTCCCTCGGCCAGTTGTGTCGCTTTCGTGAAAGAAAATCATCCGGGTATATTGAAAAACGAAGGGCATGCTTGCCTGAACAGTGGTAAGATATACGATATCTGTGAGTTCCTTCACGACGTCGTAAAGCCGGATAAATTACCGGCTGTTTTCCCTCATAAAGTAAGTATCCATAACAGTTGCCACGGCGTACGCGAATTACATTTGTCGTCACCCAGTGAGTTGAATGTCCCTTATTTCTCTAAGTTGCGTGATTTGCTGGCACTGGTGAATGGTATCGAAGTTGTAGAGCCGAAACGCATAGACGAATGTTGTGGTTTTGGTGGAATGTTTGCCGTGGAAGAACCCGAAGTATCTGTCTGCATGGGGCACGATAAGGTAAAAGATCATCTGGAGACCGGTGCCGAATATATCACCGGTGCCGACAGTTCCTGCCTGATGCATATGGAAGGTGTTATCAAACGTGAACATCTGCCCATCCAAACGATCCATATTACTCAAATATTAGCCGCTGGATTATGA
- a CDS encoding lactate utilization protein B, with translation MSTKHSIAAARFIENRKQEAWHDETLWMVRAKRDKMSRSLPEWERLRELACDIKLYSNSHLDTLLEQFEENARANGAIVHWAKDAAEHNEIVHNILQQHGARNLIKSKSMLTEECRMNEYLQEKGFDIIESDLGERILQLMHLTPSHIVLPAIHIKREQVGEMMEREMGTEKGNFDPTYLTHEVRKNMREKFLHADVAMTGVNFAVASTGEIVVCTNEGNADMGTSFPKVHIAVMGMEKIVPNLEALGVFTRLLARSGTGQPITSYTSHYRKPADGGEFHIIIVDNGRSDILARPDHIRTLNCIRCGECMNTCPVYRRSGGYSYTYFIPGPIGINLGMLKNPVEYSDNVSACSLCLSCSNVCPVKIDLGEQIYRWRQGLDKFGKASQEKKVMSGGMKFLMERPGLFNTALKFAPLVNKLPRFMVYNGLNAWGKGRELPTFAKESFNDMWKKNKVK, from the coding sequence ATGAGCACAAAACATTCAATAGCCGCTGCCCGTTTCATTGAAAACAGGAAACAGGAAGCCTGGCACGACGAAACACTTTGGATGGTTCGTGCCAAGAGAGATAAGATGAGCCGTTCGCTTCCTGAGTGGGAACGTCTGCGTGAACTGGCTTGTGATATTAAGCTGTATTCAAACAGCCACCTCGATACATTGCTGGAACAGTTTGAAGAAAACGCCAGGGCAAACGGAGCGATCGTACATTGGGCGAAAGATGCAGCCGAACATAATGAAATCGTCCACAATATCCTTCAGCAGCATGGTGCTCGTAATCTGATAAAGAGTAAATCGATGCTGACCGAAGAATGCCGTATGAATGAGTATCTTCAGGAAAAAGGATTTGATATTATAGAAAGTGACCTGGGTGAACGTATTCTTCAGTTAATGCACTTGACTCCCAGCCATATCGTACTTCCGGCCATTCATATCAAACGTGAACAGGTTGGAGAAATGATGGAGCGTGAGATGGGAACGGAGAAAGGAAACTTTGATCCGACCTACTTGACACATGAAGTCCGTAAGAATATGCGCGAAAAATTTTTGCATGCAGATGTAGCCATGACAGGGGTGAACTTTGCGGTAGCATCCACGGGTGAGATAGTTGTTTGTACAAATGAAGGAAATGCTGATATGGGAACCTCTTTTCCAAAAGTGCATATTGCTGTGATGGGAATGGAAAAGATTGTTCCCAATCTGGAGGCTCTGGGAGTCTTTACCCGCTTACTGGCTCGTTCCGGTACCGGGCAACCTATCACTTCATATACTTCCCATTACCGCAAACCGGCTGATGGAGGTGAGTTCCATATTATTATAGTGGATAACGGACGAAGCGATATTCTGGCCAGGCCGGATCATATCCGTACGCTCAACTGTATCCGTTGCGGGGAATGTATGAATACCTGTCCTGTTTATCGACGTAGCGGAGGTTATTCCTATACCTATTTTATTCCCGGTCCGATCGGAATTAATTTAGGTATGCTGAAGAATCCTGTGGAATATTCGGATAATGTATCGGCCTGTTCTTTATGTTTATCTTGTTCGAATGTCTGTCCTGTCAAGATCGATCTGGGCGAGCAGATTTATCGTTGGCGTCAGGGGTTGGATAAGTTTGGTAAAGCTAGTCAGGAGAAGAAGGTGATGTCCGGTGGAATGAAGTTCCTGATGGAACGTCCGGGGCTGTTCAATACGGCATTGAAGTTTGCTCCGTTGGTTAATAAGCTACCTCGTTTTATGGTATACAATGGTTTGAATGCCTGGGGGAAAGGACGTGAGCTACCGACTTTTGCCAAAGAGTCTTTTAATGATATGTGGAAGAAAAACAAAGTAAAATAA